One Miscanthus floridulus cultivar M001 chromosome 11, ASM1932011v1, whole genome shotgun sequence DNA window includes the following coding sequences:
- the LOC136492747 gene encoding uncharacterized protein, whose amino-acid sequence MGIGCDDTGLELTQLSEITANIHCEQSALARDLEANIQSYYNFDSNIVNPNYTNEDSSSALLDYNCYGQDSLLHMQGASEREVEFNPESYYMFHTNIENANNTHEQSSIPPVNYSSYGQEQEMQR is encoded by the exons ATGGGTATTGGATGTGATGACACTGGACTAGAACTTACACAATTATCAGAGATAACAGCTAACATACATTGTGAacag AGTGCTTTAGCAAGAGATTTAGAAGCCAATATTCAAAGTTACTACAATTTTGATTCAAACATTGTAAACCCCAATTATACTAATGAG GATAGTTCATCAGCACTACTGGACTACAACTGTTATGGACAGGATAGTCTTCTTCATATGCAGGGTGCGTCCGAAAGAGAAGTGGAATTCAATCCTGAGAGCTACTACATGTTTCATACAAACATTGAAAATGCCAACAATACTCATGAG CAGAGCTCAATACCACcagtgaactacagcagctatGGACAAGAACAAGAAATGCAGAGATAA